The following nucleotide sequence is from Kiritimatiella glycovorans.
CGCAGCATGACCATCTGGATTGATGCCCAGCTTTCGCCTTCCCTGGCGAACTGGATCACGGACACGTTCAGCATCCCGGCGCAAGCTATTCGACTTCGAAGAACTTTTCATGCGGAACGCCGCATACGGGGCATTTTTCCGGCGGCTGGCCCTTGACGGTATTGCCGCAGACTTCGCAGACGAAAATCTTCTCTTCGCCGAGATCGCTGCCGTCCCGGACCGCCTCCAGCGCCTCGGAGTAGAGCCCGTGATGGATTTCCTCGACCTTGAGCGCGTGGTTGAACGACCGCTCCGCCGCCTTGTTTCCCTCTTCCTGCGCCTCGCGGAGAAATTTCGGATACATCTCCTGGAATTCAAATCCTTCGCCCTCAATTGCGGACTGCAGGTTATCGGCGGTGGAGTTGATGCCGCCCATGACGCGGAAGTGCGCGTGGGCATGTACGGTTTCCGCTGCAGCCGCGGCGCGGAAAAGCTTTGCGACCTGCGGCTTGCCCTCCGCATCCGCCTTTTTCGCGAACGCGAGATACATCCGGTTCGCCTGGCTTTCACCGCCGAAGGCCTCTTTGAGATTGTCCATCGTCGACATGATATTCCTCCCTGGATGATGATGACTCATTAACGCACTTATTAGGCATCTTACGTTGAACCTTCGGGTGAAGAAAAGCTCCGTGTGTGTATAATCCGGCTGGCGCGAACGGGAAGATGGTTCTCCGGGAGACAGGCGCCGCAGGCTCGGAAAACGCGAAACGAACATCAGGAAATCTATGGACCGTCCCGTGAATGCCGATCCCATGACACCGATGCAGCAGGGCATGCTGTACGATTCCCTCTCCGCACCCGGCTCCGGCTTCTATCTTCAACAGCTCGTGGTTACCTTCGAGGCTCCGCTGGACCGCGACGCCCTGAAGCGGGCATGGGATGAGGTCGCCGGACGACATGAGATCCTGAGAGCCTCGTGTCGATGGACGGGGGAGTGCGCCCCGAGGCTTCAGTTTGAGGAGGGCATTGAGACGGCCCTGGAAGACGCGGACGGTGCACCGGATGCGGCATTTCTGGAAAAGGACCGGCGGCGCGGCTTCGATCCTTCAAAGGCGCCGTTATGGCGCGTGACGCTGTTTCCGTTGCACGCCCCCGCAACCCTGGTATGGACCTTTCACCATCTGCTCCTCGACGGACGCTCGCACACCCTCATTCTCGACGAGCTCCTCGAGGCCTATGCGGCGATCCGTGCCGGGCGTGCGCCGCAATTTGTGTCGGCCGCCTCTTTCCGGCCGTACCTGCAGTGGCTTGCGGGAGAACCTGAGGCCGCTGCGGCTGAATTCTGGTGCGATCGGCTTCCCGAGGAGGTGGTGCCCGCATCGCTGCTCCCGCCCGGTCTTCCGGAACCCCCGGGTGACGAGGGATGGTATGTCCACCGTGAGAGGGTGCTCAGCGAGGAGACCGGCGCGGAAGTGCATCGCGCCGCGGCGTGGTTCGGGGTTACGACCAACACCTTGTTTCAGGCGGTCTGGGCGCTTCTCCTGCGGTGGTACAGTGAAGAAGACGCACTTGTATTCGGAGTGACCCGCGCGTGCCGCCACTGGCGGGGCGAACAGGCTGATACCGCCGCCGGGCTTTTTGCGAACACCACGCCGTTTCCTGTGCGAATAGACCCCGTCGCACCGCTGGGCCCGTGGCTGGCGGCACTGCGAGCGCAGCAGGTCGAAATGCGTGCGCGTGAACACGATGGGTTGACGCGTATTCGCGAATGGACGGGGAGAACGTCCACCGTTCCTCTCTTCAAGGCCCTGCTCGTGGTCGAGGGATACGATCTTACGGAACGATTCAGAACGCGGTGGAACGCTGAAGTTGAATTGCACGAGAAACCGAACCTGCTCACGCTCGGGGTCTACGACGGGTCATGTATTCGGCTCAGCCTCGACGCGCCCGCGGAGATCTACCCCGAGGCTCAGGTTGACCGCTTTCTCGAACAGATCGAAACCGGACTGAGGAGCCTCGCTCGTTCCGACCCGTCCCGCCTGCTCGATGAGATTGAGTTTGTCTCTCCGGATGAGCGAAGCCTGCAGATCGATCAGTGGTCCGGGATCGAAGCGCCGTATCCCGACGACTGCGCCGTGCACCGGCTGATCGAGGCGCAGGCGCGAAAGACCCCGGACGCGGTGGCGGTCGAGACTCCGGACGAGCAGATCAGCTACCGTGAGCTGGATGCGCGCGCGAACCGGCTTGCACGGGTGCTTTTGCGGCTCGGCATCCGCAAAGGGGCCCGCGTCGGGGTCTGTCTGGATGCGCGCGCTGAACTCGATCTGGCGATGCTCGCAATCTTCAAGGCTGGCGCGGTGTACGTGCCGCTGGATCCGGGGAATCCAGCCGACCGCCTGACGTTTTATCTGGAGGACAGCGGCGCGGAGCTGGTGCTCACCTGCGCCGAACTTCGCGCGACGGTTCCGGACGTCGGGTGTCCGGTCCTGGAGATCGGCCTGGAGGGGCCTGAGGGTGAGGACGAATCGGTGGAGCCCCCGGAGGTCGCGGCCGGTCCCGACGATGACGCGTACATACTCTACACCTCGGGTTCGACCGGCACGCCTAAAGGGGTGATCACCGAGCACGGCGGGCTGTGCAACTGTGCGGAGGCCGAAATCCGGCTCTACGGGCTCGGGCCGGGGGACCGCGTGCTCCAGTTCTCCACGCCAAGCTTCGACGTCTCAATTTACGAGGTCATGATGGCCCTGACCGTCGGCGCGACGCTGAGAACCGGGACGGCGGCGGATCTCGTGCCGGGTCCGGCGTTGACGAAGTTTCTGAAACGGCAGCGGATCAGTGCGGTCACCCTGACCCCGACGGTATTGCGGGCCATGCCCTTTGACCCGCTGCCCGACCTTCGGGTGCTCGTCTGCTGCGGCGAAGCATGTCCGTCGGATCTCCTCGACGCCTGGGCCGGGGGACGACGTTTCTTCAATGCCTACGGCCCCACGGAGGTGACGATCTGGTCGACGAGCGACGAGTGCGTTCCCGGCGAAAAACGGCCGTCGATCGGACGGCCGATCCCCAATCTGCGCGTTTATGTGCTCGATGCACACCGCCGCCCCGTCCCGGCCGGCGCACCGGGCGAACTCTATATCGGCGGGGCAGGGGTGGGGCGCGGGTACCTCAACCGCCCCGAGCGCACGGCGGAGCATTTTCTCCCTGACCCTTTTGACGGACGTGAAGGGGCGAGGATGTACCGCACCGGCGATAAGGTTCGGTATCTTCCCGACGGTCGCATCGATTTTATCCGGCGCATGGATCGTCAGGTCAAGATTCGCGGCGTGCGCGTGGAACTGGGCGAGATTGAAAGTGTCATCCGGCGGCATCCGGGTGTGGATGATGCCGTTGTTCTTTTGTGCGACGGGCTTCCGTATGGCTACATCACGGCGGCGGGGGATGCGGCGCCCGAGGATGCTGTGCTTCGCGCCTACCTCGTGGAGCATCTTCCGCGTGTTCTGATCCCCGTGTCGTTTACGGCGCTGTCCGGCTTTCCCCGGACGCTGAGCGGGAAGGTGGACCGTAAGGCCCTGGAGCGCGGGGCGTTTGAGTCGGTTGCGCAGGACGGTGCCGCAGAACGCGCGGGGCCGGCGCGAGCGGCGACAGAGGACGAGTTGCAGAGGCTGGATACG
It contains:
- a CDS encoding rubrerythrin family protein, producing the protein MSTMDNLKEAFGGESQANRMYLAFAKKADAEGKPQVAKLFRAAAAAETVHAHAHFRVMGGINSTADNLQSAIEGEGFEFQEMYPKFLREAQEEGNKAAERSFNHALKVEEIHHGLYSEALEAVRDGSDLGEEKIFVCEVCGNTVKGQPPEKCPVCGVPHEKFFEVE
- a CDS encoding non-ribosomal peptide synthetase; this encodes MDRPVNADPMTPMQQGMLYDSLSAPGSGFYLQQLVVTFEAPLDRDALKRAWDEVAGRHEILRASCRWTGECAPRLQFEEGIETALEDADGAPDAAFLEKDRRRGFDPSKAPLWRVTLFPLHAPATLVWTFHHLLLDGRSHTLILDELLEAYAAIRAGRAPQFVSAASFRPYLQWLAGEPEAAAAEFWCDRLPEEVVPASLLPPGLPEPPGDEGWYVHRERVLSEETGAEVHRAAAWFGVTTNTLFQAVWALLLRWYSEEDALVFGVTRACRHWRGEQADTAAGLFANTTPFPVRIDPVAPLGPWLAALRAQQVEMRAREHDGLTRIREWTGRTSTVPLFKALLVVEGYDLTERFRTRWNAEVELHEKPNLLTLGVYDGSCIRLSLDAPAEIYPEAQVDRFLEQIETGLRSLARSDPSRLLDEIEFVSPDERSLQIDQWSGIEAPYPDDCAVHRLIEAQARKTPDAVAVETPDEQISYRELDARANRLARVLLRLGIRKGARVGVCLDARAELDLAMLAIFKAGAVYVPLDPGNPADRLTFYLEDSGAELVLTCAELRATVPDVGCPVLEIGLEGPEGEDESVEPPEVAAGPDDDAYILYTSGSTGTPKGVITEHGGLCNCAEAEIRLYGLGPGDRVLQFSTPSFDVSIYEVMMALTVGATLRTGTAADLVPGPALTKFLKRQRISAVTLTPTVLRAMPFDPLPDLRVLVCCGEACPSDLLDAWAGGRRFFNAYGPTEVTIWSTSDECVPGEKRPSIGRPIPNLRVYVLDAHRRPVPAGAPGELYIGGAGVGRGYLNRPERTAEHFLPDPFDGREGARMYRTGDKVRYLPDGRIDFIRRMDRQVKIRGVRVELGEIESVIRRHPGVDDAVVLLCDGLPYGYITAAGDAAPEDAVLRAYLVEHLPRVLIPVSFTALSGFPRTLSGKVDRKALERGAFESVAQDGAAERAGPARAATEDELQRLDTWNLEAQRPRVEGETADRLFDIACLMYPDRVALRQEGRSLSYRELGRLANRIALRLRREGIGAEDPVLICGRRSIEALVAMLAVVKAGATYVPVDAGVPERRMREACGDCGARAVFCPEAIRNVFDACALWLDLDDPEGEGRGEGSHPPEVKPDDRRRAYIIYTSGSTGRPKGVEIEHRSLVNLIRFYVERLELTEKDRSTMLASIAFDASVADGWPYLCCGASVYIPPDEKLLDPPALFRWIGEEGITVSFVPTALAERLLESDLSPKTSLRYLLTGGDRLRVRPAAGLSFGVINTYGPTENTVDSTWDVVRPGGEEEGPPPIGRPIANVGVYVLDPDGVRVAPGEEGELVLGGRNVARGYLGRGDLTRERFPVDPFSGDGARMYRTGDRVRFRDDGRLDFLGRKDDQVQIRGHRVEPGEVEHLLRETSGVRDAAVRPMEEDGAVTALAAWVVPERPGAAETLTAAREAARAELPAYMVPAAWAMLDELPRNASGKVDREALPAPNVFESAGAGEVPATERERELAAVWEEVLDVGRIGRDDNFFDLGGHSLMVLNLVSRVKDVLGVPLSVAAVLQRPTLRRMAEALEDTPGGVGPGSSARVPVREEGKDEPVFCVPGAGGGVNRFRGMVEHLKPGRPFYGLEPLGLSRALNEGPIEDVAEAFLDLVREVQPHGPYFLGGFSYGGHVAYTMAQRLRREGEEVALLFLIEAYGPDVRCGPAVRALRYAGNVLRLKPADKVRYVKDKIRWFRMLIRNWWHVSRRSRDEADELSSILRAHMEAAACYDPEPYDGRMVLLRAERPPNSAPLRRDAGWKRMVRGGMDVHFVPGDHYTIFDEGHHEAMAETIGRYL